A window of the Patescibacteria group bacterium genome harbors these coding sequences:
- the tsaD gene encoding tRNA (adenosine(37)-N6)-threonylcarbamoyltransferase complex transferase subunit TsaD gives MKILAIETSCDETSASVVEIKKNKKQPIFFILSNIVSSQIKIHQPYGGVVPELAARQHLKNILPIIDQSLAQAKVKPSQIDFISVVDRPGLISSLLIGLQTAQTLAYVWQKPLIKVDHVQAHLYANWLSSQKINFPALGLIVSGGHTQLILITNNFNFKIIGQTLDDAAGEAFDKIAKMLNLGYPGGPVIQKISQKGNPNKFNFPRALMTTKNFDFSFSGLKTSVLYKIKDLKQQKYNLKKITPDLAASAQQAIVDVLTYKTIKAAQEYQIKTMMLAGGVAANKYLRQQLGKKIENILPQVKFLAPDIQLCTDNAAMVAVAGYFKFLKNK, from the coding sequence ATGAAAATTCTAGCTATTGAGACATCTTGTGATGAAACATCGGCATCTGTTGTTGAAATAAAAAAAAATAAAAAACAGCCTATTTTTTTTATTTTATCTAATATTGTTTCATCCCAAATTAAAATTCACCAACCCTATGGTGGAGTAGTACCTGAATTAGCTGCCCGCCAACATTTAAAAAACATTTTACCAATTATTGATCAAAGTTTGGCTCAAGCTAAAGTTAAACCATCTCAAATTGATTTTATAAGTGTGGTTGATCGGCCAGGTTTAATTTCATCCCTACTGATTGGACTCCAAACTGCTCAAACTCTAGCTTATGTTTGGCAAAAACCTTTAATTAAAGTTGATCATGTTCAAGCTCATCTTTATGCCAATTGGCTGTCAAGTCAAAAAATAAACTTTCCAGCCTTGGGTTTAATTGTATCGGGTGGTCACACTCAATTAATTTTAATAACCAATAACTTTAATTTTAAAATTATTGGTCAAACCTTAGATGATGCGGCTGGCGAAGCTTTTGACAAAATTGCTAAAATGCTAAATCTTGGCTATCCTGGCGGACCAGTTATTCAAAAAATAAGTCAAAAGGGCAACCCAAATAAATTTAATTTTCCACGGGCTTTAATGACAACTAAAAATTTTGATTTCAGCTTTTCAGGACTAAAAACGTCTGTTTTATATAAAATTAAAGATTTAAAGCAACAAAAATATAATCTTAAAAAAATTACACCGGATTTAGCAGCTAGCGCCCAACAAGCCATCGTTGATGTTTTAACCTATAAAACAATTAAAGCTGCCCAAGAGTATCAAATTAAAACCATGATGTTAGCCGGCGGAGTCGCCGCTAATAAATACCTTCGCCAACAGCTTGGAAAAAAAATTGAAAATATTTTACCTCAAGTTAAATTTTTAGCTCCTGATATTCAACTTTGCACTGATAATGCGGCAATGGTCGCGGTCGCCGGATATTTTAAATTTTTGAAAAATAAATAA
- a CDS encoding valine--tRNA ligase yields the protein MVQGTEINMEKAYQPREVEEKIYQLWEKSKAFTPKIDPKIKPFTIVIPPPNITGSLHMGHALNNTIQDIIIRYYRMQGQSTLWLPGTDHAGIATQNVVEKKLRKEGKTRHDLGRENFIEQVWQWKKEYGDLILKQLRKLGASCDWSRTRFTLDEQYSKAVKKAFVNYYNKGYIYKGPRVVNWCPRCNTAISDIEIKYQPQTTKLYTFKYEKKFPITIATTRPETKLGDTAIAVNPQDIRYKKYIGQEFPVNFLGLSLKIKVIADRKVDPEFGTGALGVTPAHSLIDFEMAQKNDLDIKNVIDENGRMNNNAGVYAGLKVEEARQQIVAELEKQNLLEKTENYEHSLSLCDRCNTPIEPLISNQWFVKMDQLAQPAIKVVKEDKIKFYPKRYKKIYLDWMENLRDWCISRQLWWGHQLPVYYCQNCDAQHLHPIIADESPTECPECHAKNIVQDPDVLDTWFSSALWPFATLGWPEQTEDLKYFYPTNFLCTAPEILYLWVARMIFSSLEFTNQIPFSEIYLHSTILTKDGQRMSKSKPETIVDPLEMIETYGADATRFGIVYQTTRDLQAIRFSKDDLLAGQRFINKLWNMGRFIKMLQAEKKQIDKSIKIKSLADKWIVNQLNKTIQQVDKLINEYEFGKATHILYDFSWYQLADWYIEIAKTEKNLSLLENIYLTLLKLLHPFIPFATEEIYSQFNKQKNQLLMISDWPNFNKKLIDKKNEQNFEFIKNLIIKIRNIKKENKMNTGEIITAYVLKTESNYFDLIKKQKKIIECLSRVKIKFVDKKLKEGVKIIINKITINIK from the coding sequence ATGGTTCAAGGAACAGAAATAAACATGGAAAAGGCCTATCAGCCTCGAGAAGTGGAAGAAAAAATTTATCAACTTTGGGAAAAATCTAAAGCCTTTACACCTAAAATTGATCCCAAAATAAAACCCTTTACCATTGTGATTCCACCACCTAATATTACCGGATCGTTACACATGGGCCATGCCTTAAATAACACCATTCAGGATATTATTATTCGTTATTACCGCATGCAAGGTCAATCTACACTTTGGCTACCAGGAACTGACCACGCTGGTATTGCTACTCAAAATGTGGTGGAAAAAAAATTAAGAAAAGAAGGCAAAACTCGTCATGATCTGGGTCGAGAAAATTTTATCGAACAAGTCTGGCAATGGAAAAAGGAATATGGCGACTTAATTTTAAAACAACTCCGCAAATTGGGTGCTTCTTGCGATTGGTCGCGGACTCGTTTTACCTTAGATGAACAATATTCTAAAGCAGTTAAAAAAGCTTTTGTTAATTATTATAATAAAGGCTATATTTATAAAGGTCCTCGCGTGGTTAATTGGTGTCCACGCTGTAATACAGCTATCTCTGATATTGAAATTAAGTATCAACCACAAACCACTAAACTCTATACTTTTAAATATGAAAAAAAATTCCCAATTACTATTGCCACTACTCGACCAGAAACTAAATTAGGTGATACAGCCATTGCGGTCAACCCTCAAGATATACGTTATAAAAAATATATTGGTCAAGAATTTCCAGTTAATTTTTTAGGATTAAGTTTAAAAATTAAAGTTATTGCCGACAGAAAGGTTGATCCCGAATTTGGCACTGGTGCACTAGGCGTAACACCTGCCCATAGTTTAATCGATTTTGAAATGGCGCAAAAAAACGATTTAGATATTAAGAATGTTATCGATGAAAATGGCCGAATGAATAATAACGCTGGTGTTTATGCCGGCTTGAAAGTTGAAGAGGCTCGCCAACAAATTGTAGCCGAATTGGAAAAACAAAATTTATTAGAAAAAACAGAAAATTATGAGCACTCTTTATCTTTGTGCGATCGTTGTAATACGCCCATTGAACCTTTAATTTCCAACCAATGGTTTGTGAAGATGGACCAACTTGCTCAACCAGCTATTAAAGTTGTTAAAGAAGACAAAATTAAATTTTATCCCAAACGTTATAAAAAAATTTATTTAGATTGGATGGAAAATTTAAGAGACTGGTGTATCTCGCGCCAATTATGGTGGGGCCACCAACTGCCAGTTTATTATTGTCAAAATTGTGATGCTCAACATTTACACCCAATTATAGCTGATGAATCGCCAACTGAATGTCCCGAATGTCATGCTAAAAATATTGTTCAAGATCCAGACGTTTTAGATACTTGGTTTTCTTCGGCTTTATGGCCTTTCGCAACCTTGGGTTGGCCAGAACAAACTGAAGATTTGAAATATTTTTATCCAACTAATTTTTTATGTACCGCACCGGAAATTCTTTACCTTTGGGTGGCACGGATGATTTTTTCTAGTTTGGAATTTACGAATCAAATTCCCTTTTCTGAAATTTATTTACACAGCACCATTTTAACTAAAGATGGCCAACGCATGAGCAAATCCAAACCCGAAACTATTGTTGATCCTCTAGAAATGATTGAAACTTATGGCGCCGACGCTACGCGCTTTGGTATTGTTTATCAAACTACTCGCGATTTACAAGCTATTCGTTTTTCTAAAGACGACCTTTTAGCTGGTCAACGTTTTATCAATAAACTTTGGAATATGGGACGTTTTATAAAAATGCTCCAAGCCGAAAAGAAACAAATTGATAAATCAATAAAAATAAAAAGTTTAGCCGACAAATGGATAGTAAACCAATTAAATAAAACTATTCAACAAGTTGATAAATTAATTAATGAATATGAATTTGGCAAAGCTACGCATATTCTTTATGATTTTAGTTGGTATCAATTAGCCGATTGGTATATTGAAATTGCCAAAACCGAAAAAAATCTTTCTTTACTTGAAAATATTTATTTAACTTTATTAAAATTATTACACCCTTTTATTCCCTTTGCGACTGAAGAAATTTATAGCCAATTTAATAAACAAAAAAATCAACTTTTAATGATTAGCGATTGGCCTAATTTTAATAAAAAACTAATTGATAAAAAAAATGAACAAAATTTTGAATTTATTAAAAATTTAATCATTAAAATACGTAATATTAAAAAAGAAAATAAGATGAATACTGGAGAAATAATCACTGCTTATGTTTTAAAAACCGAATCAAATTATTTTGATTTAATAAAAAAACAAAAAAAGATTATTGAGTGTTTAAGCCGTGTAAAAATAAAATTTGTAGATAAAAAATTAAAAGAGGGTGTTAAAATAATAATTAACAAAATAACAATTAATATTAAATAA
- a CDS encoding GIY-YIG nuclease family protein produces MHYTYLVSSQKDNTIYIGFTSDLKERIKEHNRGKTRSLKNKLPVKLIYYEAYLDKVLARKREIELKKNSFKKKELFIRLNIMPPSSSG; encoded by the coding sequence ATGCATTATACATACTTAGTTTCAAGTCAAAAAGATAATACAATTTATATTGGTTTTACTAGTGATTTGAAAGAAAGAATTAAAGAACACAATCGGGGCAAGACTAGATCATTAAAAAATAAATTGCCAGTTAAGCTTATCTATTATGAAGCTTATTTGGATAAAGTTTTAGCTCGTAAAAGAGAAATAGAGTTAAAAAAGAACAGTTTCAAAAAGAAGGAACTGTTTATAAGATTAAATATCATGCCGCCTTCGTCTAGTGGTTAG
- a CDS encoding T9SS type A sorting domain-containing protein yields MKIKTILAIIVPLFALAISAQAQIVRIGCLGYIPGYADTNLSTMSMTQEDTILLMAQFPYGRNTGGLKIVGISNFNEPNVLAFCPLSDSLIVNTYEEGIRKWDVKMQANYAYVGASDSGLIIIDLSIPTSPYVVGKLVGSIINRVTLDYPYIYAGTPHGLDIIDVSIPTSPRLISHLTPFGRAPEPLKPYVYDYTTGIEKIADQKLLVTSCMYAYLVDISDVMSPEITMCKGFSNMGYTGFSSSIHRLNSTKFVVNFSSGLGIIELATEDSFFLYWEYASFFSGQAATHYHDSILVILDGTTGNIGGLFIPRDSAEYYDYAWHYLLDDYNPREVIPLEINFGLFNVQKHNETDSIFFVSAGKGGGLIMFISSNPDTTAISDQQEKPPQDKIQIFPNPTDQFFTLICPSNRLVRIFDLSGKLVKIFTSPTPNYQINVSDLNSGIYLVEIITDNQKFIKKLTIVR; encoded by the coding sequence ATGAAAATAAAGACTATTCTCGCCATTATAGTCCCTCTCTTTGCGCTAGCTATTTCGGCTCAAGCTCAAATAGTTAGAATCGGTTGTTTGGGCTATATACCTGGTTATGCAGACACTAATCTGTCAACAATGAGTATGACCCAAGAAGATACTATTCTCTTGATGGCACAATTTCCGTATGGCAGAAACACTGGCGGATTAAAAATCGTGGGTATTTCTAACTTCAATGAACCTAATGTTTTGGCATTCTGCCCACTTAGTGATTCTTTGATTGTCAATACTTACGAAGAAGGAATTCGAAAGTGGGATGTAAAAATGCAAGCAAATTATGCTTACGTTGGTGCATCTGATAGTGGATTAATTATTATTGATCTTTCTATTCCAACCAGTCCTTATGTGGTGGGTAAATTAGTCGGATCAATTATTAATCGCGTTACTCTCGACTATCCTTACATTTATGCAGGCACTCCGCACGGATTGGACATTATAGACGTGTCCATCCCAACTTCTCCCCGATTGATAAGCCATCTAACGCCGTTTGGTAGAGCTCCGGAACCATTAAAACCGTATGTATATGATTATACTACGGGCATAGAAAAAATTGCTGACCAGAAACTTCTGGTTACAAGCTGTATGTATGCTTATCTGGTAGACATTAGCGATGTTATGTCTCCAGAAATTACTATGTGCAAAGGCTTCAGCAATATGGGATACACAGGATTTAGTTCTAGTATTCACCGTCTCAATAGTACTAAATTTGTCGTCAATTTCAGTTCTGGACTGGGAATAATAGAATTGGCTACAGAGGACAGTTTCTTCCTGTATTGGGAATATGCTTCTTTCTTTTCTGGACAAGCCGCTACACACTACCACGATAGCATACTAGTTATTCTTGATGGCACCACTGGTAATATCGGCGGATTATTTATTCCGCGTGATAGTGCGGAATATTACGATTATGCCTGGCACTATCTGCTTGATGACTACAATCCTCGAGAAGTTATTCCACTAGAAATTAACTTTGGACTATTTAACGTCCAAAAGCACAACGAAACAGATTCTATCTTTTTCGTCTCAGCTGGTAAGGGTGGCGGATTGATAATGTTTATTTCATCTAATCCAGACACCACGGCTATTTCCGACCAGCAAGAAAAACCTCCTCAGGACAAAATCCAAATTTTTCCCAACCCAACAGACCAATTTTTTACACTAATCTGTCCATCGAATAGATTGGTTAGAATCTTTGATCTTTCGGGAAAACTGGTAAAAATTTTTACAAGCCCAACCCCAAACTATCAAATCAATGTTTCAGATCTTAACTCTGGCATTTACTTGGTAGAAATAATTACTGACAACCAAAAGTTTATTAAAAAACTGACAATTGTCAGATAA
- the tsaE gene encoding tRNA (adenosine(37)-N6)-threonylcarbamoyltransferase complex ATPase subunit type 1 TsaE, whose translation MFISYNLKETQALVNKLINQLKNQNVIALSGDLGSGKTTFTQFIAKTLGVRQPVTSPTFVLMNIYSVKKHPFIKKLIHVDTYRLNSAQELIDIGLLDYLNDPTCLCVIEWPEKIKKFLPKNTINVKLKLGLNEKTRIITFNKI comes from the coding sequence ATGTTTATCAGTTATAATTTAAAAGAAACGCAAGCTCTAGTTAATAAATTAATTAACCAGCTAAAAAATCAAAATGTCATAGCTCTGTCTGGTGATTTAGGCTCGGGCAAAACAACTTTTACTCAATTTATAGCTAAAACTTTGGGGGTTCGTCAACCAGTCACCAGTCCCACTTTTGTTTTAATGAATATTTATTCAGTCAAAAAACATCCTTTTATAAAAAAATTAATTCACGTTGATACTTATCGTTTAAATAGTGCTCAGGAATTAATTGATATTGGTTTATTAGATTATTTAAATGACCCCACTTGTTTATGTGTTATTGAATGGCCAGAAAAAATAAAAAAGTTTTTGCCAAAAAATACAATAAATGTTAAATTAAAACTAGGTTTAAACGAAAAAACTCGTATTATAACTTTTAATAAAATATAA